A genomic window from Paenibacillus sp. FSL K6-0276 includes:
- a CDS encoding cyclic-phosphate processing receiver domain-containing protein, whose protein sequence is MRFDMINVYLDDLRDCPEGFTLARTFEDAEGIELKNGY, encoded by the coding sequence ATGAGGTTCGATATGATAAATGTTTATCTTGATGACTTACGAGACTGTCCAGAAGGGTTTACCTTGGCAAGAACATTTGAAGACGCCGAGGGAATTGAACTAAAGAACGGGTATTGA
- a CDS encoding DUF2089 family protein, with amino-acid sequence MDKDQIPQWVTSLENEDLAFSKNFILHSGSLKEIAKIYDVSYPTVRLRLDKLIQKINISDQQENEPFTVFISKLAVDSKIDLDTAKQIIEYYKNEKRGE; translated from the coding sequence ATGGACAAGGATCAAATTCCGCAATGGGTAACGTCGTTGGAGAATGAGGATCTGGCTTTTAGTAAAAATTTCATCCTGCATTCGGGTTCTCTCAAGGAAATCGCCAAAATATATGACGTATCCTATCCAACGGTTCGTTTGAGGCTCGATAAGTTAATCCAAAAAATTAACATCAGCGATCAGCAAGAGAATGAACCGTTTACGGTCTTTATCAGCAAGCTGGCTGTCGATTCCAAAATCGACTTAGATACAGCCAAACAAATCATTGAATATTATAAAAATGAAAAGCGGGGGGAATAG
- the hmpA gene encoding NO-inducible flavohemoprotein, with translation MLSQQSRNIVKSTAPVLAEHGTTITTVFYRNLFEAHPELLNVFNHANQAQGRQQVALANAVYAAAVHIDNLENILPAVVQIAHKHVSLGIKPEHYPIVGEFLLKAIKEVLGDAATDEILSAWEEAYAVIADAFIGVEDSMYKEAREQDNGWNFFKPFTVVRKTEESGSITSFYLKPADGSNVPDYKPGQYISVRVLIPGEKYTMIRQYSLSQAPKADEFRISVKREETNDPNGVVSVYLHNRVNEGDSVEVSAPAGEFLLDVTKTTPVAFISGGVGITPMMSMLETVAAVTPDRPTVFLHSARNETLAAFRQDVEKHAAAMSSNKTRIFYSGGPDGVITGEILKAYVDITGDAYVCGPVPFMEAMIGELRRLGMKEEQIHYEFFGPALQLNNN, from the coding sequence ATTTTATCACAACAATCACGTAACATTGTCAAATCCACAGCACCAGTCCTGGCAGAACACGGCACAACTATTACAACGGTATTTTACCGTAATTTGTTCGAAGCCCACCCGGAATTGCTGAATGTATTTAACCATGCCAACCAAGCGCAAGGCCGTCAGCAGGTGGCACTGGCCAATGCGGTCTACGCAGCGGCAGTCCATATAGATAACCTTGAGAATATTCTTCCTGCGGTAGTCCAGATCGCACACAAACATGTCAGCCTCGGCATCAAGCCAGAGCATTACCCGATTGTCGGGGAATTTCTGCTGAAGGCAATCAAGGAAGTGCTGGGCGATGCGGCTACGGATGAGATTCTCAGTGCTTGGGAAGAAGCATACGCTGTCATCGCAGACGCGTTTATCGGTGTCGAAGACAGCATGTATAAGGAAGCACGCGAACAAGACAACGGCTGGAATTTCTTTAAACCGTTTACCGTTGTACGTAAAACAGAAGAGAGCGGCAGCATTACATCGTTCTATCTGAAGCCGGCAGACGGTTCCAATGTACCGGATTACAAACCAGGCCAGTATATCTCTGTCCGTGTCCTGATTCCTGGAGAGAAGTATACGATGATCCGCCAATACAGCCTGTCTCAAGCTCCCAAAGCAGATGAATTCCGCATTTCCGTGAAACGTGAAGAGACTAATGACCCGAATGGTGTTGTTTCGGTATATCTTCATAACCGGGTGAACGAAGGAGATAGCGTTGAAGTCAGTGCTCCGGCAGGCGAATTTCTGCTTGATGTTACCAAAACGACACCTGTAGCCTTCATCTCCGGCGGTGTAGGCATTACCCCCATGATGAGTATGCTCGAGACTGTTGCTGCTGTAACACCGGACCGCCCGACGGTATTCCTTCACTCTGCCCGAAACGAAACGCTCGCCGCTTTCCGTCAGGATGTTGAGAAGCATGCAGCGGCAATGAGCAGCAATAAGACCAGAATCTTCTACTCCGGCGGTCCGGATGGCGTCATTACAGGCGAAATCTTGAAGGCTTATGTAGATATTACCGGTGATGCCTATGTTTGCGGACCCGTTCCTTTTATGGAAGCGATGATTGGCGAACTGCGCAGGCTCGGGATGAAAGAAGAGCAAATTCATTACGAGTTTTTCGGACCGGCACTCCAATTGAACAACAATTAG
- a CDS encoding cyclic-phosphate processing receiver domain-containing protein, whose protein sequence is MDFVKYFCEHGLRANKIYHHTDNPVGRRNMYETLLAAQRRGFINEDIEIYYYPVTVNKYSGD, encoded by the coding sequence ATTGATTTTGTAAAATACTTTTGTGAGCATGGTTTAAGGGCAAATAAGATCTATCATCATACGGATAATCCTGTAGGCAGAAGGAATATGTACGAGACCTTATTGGCTGCTCAACGCAGAGGTTTTATAAATGAAGATATAGAAATTTACTATTATCCCGTAACCGTTAATAAATATAGTGGAGATTGA
- a CDS encoding DUF488 family protein: MLEHSYRNLDEHQYSICLKRIYEPAAPEDGYRILVDRLWARGITKPQAAIDEWMKEIAPSPELRKWFGHMPERFAAFSDRYFRELEEDPARGRLAATISERVLKQDVTLVNAAKDPIHNHANVLYKWLLSR; the protein is encoded by the coding sequence ATGTTGGAGCATTCCTACCGCAATTTAGATGAACATCAGTACTCTATATGTCTGAAGCGGATTTATGAGCCGGCGGCTCCGGAGGACGGGTACCGGATACTGGTAGACAGGCTGTGGGCGCGCGGAATTACGAAACCGCAGGCTGCAATAGACGAGTGGATGAAGGAGATTGCTCCAAGCCCGGAGCTGCGCAAATGGTTCGGCCACATGCCGGAGCGTTTTGCGGCATTCAGTGACCGTTATTTTCGGGAACTGGAGGAAGATCCGGCGCGCGGGAGACTTGCAGCGACAATCAGTGAACGGGTGCTCAAACAGGATGTTACGCTGGTAAATGCCGCGAAAGACCCAATACATAATCATGCGAATGTATTATATAAATGGCTGCTTTCCCGTTAA
- a CDS encoding nitrate reductase subunit alpha, translating to MKKKFGLNFFKPVESYSGNWSILEEKNRDWENMYRQRWSHDKVVRTTHGVNCTGSCSWKVFVKNGIITWENQQIDYPSCGPDMPEFEPRGCPRGATFSWYEYSPLRVKYPYIRGKLWRLWQTALKEHDNYIDAWASIVEDPEKASQYKKARGKGGHIRVAWDDALRLISAQLIYTIRKYGPDRIAGFTPIPAMSMVSYASGARFISLLGGQMLSFYDWYADLPPASPQIWGEQTDVPESSDWYNAGYLMMWGSNVPLTRTPDAHFMTEVRYKGTKVVSVAPDLAENVKFADNWLAPNPGSDAALAQAMTHVILQEFYQERQEPMFLNYAKQYTDMPFLILLDPHEDALKGGRFLRASDLGDTSQHSDWKPVIFDEAAGEMMVPNGTMGQRWEEGKKWNLILEREDGSKVQPALTIEGHGEEWTEIVFPYFDSAGNGTFRRMIPARKIRLADGTERYAATVYDLMMSQYGVTRTESPLNAKGYEDESSHYTPAWQEKITTVKASVVVQIAREFAQNSLDTGGRSMIIMGAGINHWFNSDTIYRSILNLVVLTASQGVNGGGWAHYVGQEKCRPIEGWSTVAFAKDWQGPARQQNATSFFYFATEQWRYEESGTDSLKSPTGGEVAYQHPADYNVLAARLGWLPSFPQFNKNSLLFAEEAAQQGKKTNSEIISHTVEEIISRKTRFAVEDPGAPENFPRSLFIWRSNLISSSAKGQEYFMKHLLGASDGLLAEPNEEQKPEEIIWREDVEGKLDLMVALDFRMTTTPLYADVVLPAATWYEKTDLSSTDMHPFVHPFNPAVNPLWESRSDWDIYRQLAEVFSEMAKSHLPGVYKDVVMSPLGHDSVSEISQPMGLVKDWTKGEVPAIPGKTMPNFTVVERDYTKIHDKYISLGPNLAIGKAGAHGISFSVAEEYEELKKLSGVYFDETIKNGLPKLQTARQAADTILHLSSATNGRLSQKAYAAAEKDSGVELRDISADRAAEKITFQSITAQPREVIPTPVFSGSNKQGRRYSPFTTNIERLVPFRTLTGRQHFYIDHEIFQQFGEALPVYKPTLPPMVFGPRDKEVKGGQDALVLRYLTPHGKWNIHSTYQDNQHMLTLFRGGPTVWINNEDAAAHHIADNDWLEVYNRNGVVTARAVVSHRMPRGTMFMYHAQDKHIQVPGSEITDTRGGSHNAPTRIHLKPTQMVGGYAQLSYGFNYYGPIGNQRDVYVAVRKMKEVNWLEN from the coding sequence ATGAAGAAGAAATTCGGCCTTAACTTTTTTAAACCGGTTGAAAGCTATTCCGGGAACTGGTCCATTCTTGAAGAGAAAAACAGAGATTGGGAGAATATGTACCGTCAGCGCTGGTCTCACGATAAAGTAGTGCGCACCACTCACGGAGTCAACTGTACAGGCTCCTGCAGCTGGAAGGTGTTTGTGAAGAACGGAATCATTACCTGGGAGAACCAGCAGATCGACTATCCTTCCTGCGGGCCGGATATGCCGGAATTTGAACCGCGCGGGTGTCCCCGCGGAGCTACATTCTCATGGTACGAATACAGTCCTTTGCGCGTGAAATACCCTTATATCAGAGGGAAGCTGTGGCGGCTGTGGCAAACGGCGTTGAAGGAGCATGACAATTACATCGACGCCTGGGCCAGTATTGTTGAAGACCCCGAGAAGGCGAGCCAGTACAAGAAGGCGCGCGGTAAAGGCGGCCATATACGTGTGGCCTGGGACGACGCGCTGCGGCTCATCTCGGCGCAGCTGATCTATACGATCCGAAAATACGGTCCCGACCGTATCGCCGGCTTCACCCCGATTCCGGCCATGTCCATGGTCAGCTACGCATCGGGGGCGCGGTTCATATCACTACTAGGCGGTCAAATGCTGAGTTTCTATGACTGGTATGCCGATCTTCCTCCGGCTTCGCCGCAAATTTGGGGCGAGCAGACGGATGTGCCGGAATCTTCGGATTGGTACAACGCCGGTTACCTGATGATGTGGGGCTCTAACGTACCGCTAACACGGACGCCGGATGCCCACTTTATGACTGAAGTACGCTATAAGGGAACCAAAGTCGTGTCGGTCGCACCGGATCTCGCAGAGAACGTCAAATTCGCCGACAACTGGCTGGCCCCAAATCCAGGGTCGGATGCTGCGCTTGCCCAGGCCATGACACATGTTATCCTGCAGGAGTTCTACCAGGAACGTCAGGAGCCGATGTTCCTGAATTATGCGAAGCAATATACAGATATGCCATTCCTGATTCTGCTTGACCCCCATGAGGATGCCCTTAAGGGTGGACGTTTCTTGCGGGCGAGTGATCTTGGGGATACCTCCCAGCACTCGGACTGGAAACCGGTAATCTTCGACGAGGCGGCTGGTGAGATGATGGTTCCGAACGGAACCATGGGGCAGCGCTGGGAGGAGGGCAAGAAATGGAATCTGATCCTCGAGCGGGAAGACGGAAGTAAAGTGCAGCCCGCCCTGACCATCGAAGGCCACGGGGAAGAGTGGACGGAAATCGTGTTCCCGTACTTCGATAGTGCCGGCAACGGCACCTTCAGACGGATGATTCCGGCCCGGAAAATACGGCTCGCTGACGGTACAGAACGGTATGCCGCCACAGTCTATGATCTGATGATGAGCCAGTATGGCGTCACACGTACAGAAAGCCCGCTTAATGCCAAAGGGTATGAGGATGAATCCTCTCATTATACCCCGGCATGGCAAGAGAAAATTACGACGGTGAAGGCGAGTGTCGTCGTTCAGATTGCCCGCGAATTTGCCCAGAATTCGCTAGACACGGGCGGGCGCTCCATGATCATCATGGGCGCAGGGATCAACCACTGGTTCAACAGTGATACCATCTATCGTTCCATTCTGAATCTGGTGGTGCTGACCGCTTCCCAAGGTGTCAACGGCGGCGGCTGGGCGCATTATGTCGGCCAGGAGAAATGCCGTCCGATCGAAGGCTGGTCAACGGTTGCTTTTGCCAAGGACTGGCAGGGTCCGGCACGTCAGCAGAACGCGACTTCGTTTTTCTACTTTGCAACAGAGCAATGGCGTTATGAGGAGAGCGGGACCGACTCACTGAAATCGCCGACTGGCGGGGAAGTAGCTTACCAGCATCCGGCTGACTATAACGTACTGGCGGCACGTCTCGGATGGCTGCCATCCTTCCCACAATTCAATAAGAACAGTCTTCTGTTCGCCGAGGAAGCCGCGCAGCAAGGCAAGAAGACTAACAGCGAGATTATCAGTCACACCGTGGAAGAGATTATATCGCGGAAGACACGTTTTGCCGTGGAAGATCCCGGCGCACCGGAGAACTTCCCCCGTTCATTGTTTATCTGGCGCTCGAACCTGATTTCAAGCTCTGCCAAAGGGCAGGAATACTTCATGAAGCATTTGCTCGGAGCTTCCGACGGTCTGCTGGCCGAGCCGAATGAAGAACAGAAACCTGAAGAGATTATCTGGCGGGAGGATGTCGAAGGCAAGCTCGATCTCATGGTTGCCCTGGATTTCCGGATGACCACAACACCGCTCTATGCAGATGTCGTGCTGCCGGCCGCAACCTGGTATGAGAAGACAGACCTGTCGTCAACCGACATGCACCCGTTTGTTCATCCGTTCAATCCGGCAGTTAATCCGCTGTGGGAATCCCGTTCGGACTGGGATATTTACCGCCAGCTGGCAGAGGTATTCTCCGAAATGGCAAAATCGCATCTGCCTGGCGTCTATAAAGATGTTGTGATGTCACCGCTCGGCCATGATTCGGTAAGCGAGATCTCACAGCCGATGGGTCTTGTCAAAGACTGGACCAAAGGCGAAGTCCCGGCTATCCCGGGCAAAACAATGCCGAATTTCACTGTTGTAGAGCGGGATTATACCAAAATTCATGACAAATACATTTCACTTGGACCGAATCTCGCAATCGGTAAGGCAGGCGCGCACGGCATCAGCTTCTCTGTTGCTGAAGAATATGAGGAATTGAAGAAGCTCAGCGGTGTTTATTTCGATGAAACGATCAAAAACGGACTGCCGAAGCTGCAGACTGCCCGTCAGGCCGCAGATACGATTCTACACCTGTCTTCGGCTACCAACGGCCGCTTATCCCAGAAGGCTTACGCTGCGGCAGAGAAGGATTCAGGTGTAGAGCTCCGGGATATTTCGGCGGACCGGGCAGCGGAAAAGATTACGTTCCAGAGCATCACCGCACAGCCGCGGGAAGTCATTCCGACACCGGTATTCAGCGGTTCAAACAAGCAGGGACGGCGCTATTCACCATTCACCACAAACATTGAACGCCTCGTTCCGTTCCGGACGTTGACCGGAAGACAGCATTTCTACATTGACCATGAAATCTTCCAGCAGTTCGGCGAAGCGCTGCCGGTCTACAAGCCGACGCTGCCTCCGATGGTCTTCGGGCCGCGCGACAAGGAAGTGAAGGGCGGACAGGATGCACTGGTTCTGAGATATCTGACACCGCACGGGAAATGGAATATCCACTCGACCTATCAGGATAACCAGCACATGCTGACGTTGTTCCGCGGAGGTCCAACCGTGTGGATCAATAATGAGGATGCTGCGGCACATCACATTGCCGATAATGACTGGCTCGAAGTCTATAACCGTAACGGTGTCGTAACTGCACGCGCGGTTGTCAGTCACCGGATGCCGAGAGGCACCATGTTTATGTACCATGCCCAGGACAAGCACATTCAGGTCCCGGGTTCCGAGATTACGGATACGCGCGGCGGAAGCCACAATGCGCCTACCCGGATTCATCTGAAGCCTACCCAGATGGTCGGCGGATACGCACAGCTCAGCTACGGTTTCAACTACTATGGTCCGATCGGCAACCAGCGTGATGTCTACGTAGCCGTCCGCAAAATGAAGGAGGTCAACTGGCTTGAAAATTAA